GAAAAAGTTTTATAGAGGTCCCAATCGTTCATTTTGAAAATCCTTCCTTCTTTGGTTTTAGGTAAAAAGGAAcgttattgtttattttaccTAATTTTATATCTAGGAAAGAATCACCAATATGAGTAGATGATTTAGTTTTTTGGTGGATTGTATTAATGCAGATCATGAATTACTAGAACTTGCTGCTTCTTTTGAGTCTTTGCCGGGCAAATCAACCACCAGGTTTTTGAGCCTTGCAAGACGCGTGCGGAGTGTTCTGAGGCATGCTGATAGGCCTAAATTTGTATCCGCATTTTGTCAGACCAACTGTGGAGATGTTAGTCCGAATGTGCTCGGTGCATTCTGTATTGACACAGGGGTACCTTGTGATTTCAACTCTAGTACATGTGGTGGAAAGAATGAGTTATGCTATGGTCGAGGACCTGGGTATGTCGACTTACATATTATACAATTATgttggagtataaattaaaatcctgATGTGTTCTTGCTTGTCAGGTATCCAGACGAATTTGAAAGTAATCGAATTATTGGACAAAGACAATTCAAGAAAGCAGTCGAGCTATTCAGTGCAGCATCAGAAAAGTTAAATGGGAAGATTGATTATATCCATACTTATGTTGATTTCTCTAATCTCGAAGTCACAATTCCAAAAGAAGGTGGAGGTACCACTACTGTCAAAACATGTCCTGCTGCTATGGGGTTTGCATTTGCTGCTGGTACAACTGATGGGCCAGGGGCTTTTGATTTTAAGCAAGGCGATAACCAGGTATACCGGTCGGTTTTGCTAAATGAGTTTCTGCTCTCATGTGGCACCTATTAATCTGTTTCCCCCTCTCTCTCAGGGTAATGCGTTTTGGAAACTTGTCCGCAACGTGCTCAAAACTCCTACTAAGGAACAAGTGGATTGTCAGCAGCCAAAGCCCATTTTACTGGATACTGGCGAAATGAAACAACCTTATGACTGGGCGGTCAGTAAAAGTCttgcaataaattatttttggtctTTCTGATAATGGCCTTGACTCTTTGCAACCTTACTTTCTGAGTAATGTGtcaaatttggtatttttaagTTAAAAGCTACTCTTTTGCTGCGCTTGCTTTTCACTCGTGGCCTCATATTGACCATAAGTTTATCTTGACTGCAGCCTTCAATACTTCCGGTTCAGATTCTGAGGATCGGACAGATGGTCATTCTTAGTGTGCCCGGGGGTAAGAGCTCGACTTAACCTTTTCCGTACACTGTTAGTAAATATGATTGGGTCTCACATTTCTAGTTCTTTATTCTTCTGGAATTTATAAAAGTTTCGTGTATTGCTATAATGCTCGAAATATATCTACTAGGAAGATAAGAGAGATGCGAACCGTTGCCTTTATATGGAAGTTAAATTTTATTGCTATGCtgaaggaaaagaaaatgtcTGCTTGCTCTATAGTTTtaaattgttgatttttttgctTTCGTGTACCAGAGTTCACTACAATGGCCGGAAGACGCCTTCGAGATGCTGTGAAAAAAGTTCTCATGAGCGGAAGTAGCAAAGAGTTCGGCAGCAATGTGCACGTAGTTATAGCTGGCTTGACAAATACATATTCTCAATACGTCACCACATATGAGGAGTACCAGATGCAAAGATATGAGGTGaattgcttttatttttaatgaattttgaaaagttatgtttttcacatttttcacaaaaatattttattagcaAGACTTTGTATCTAGACTTGAGTCTGCTAGTAAACTTAAATGCAATGGTGAGAAACTGGTTCTGAAAAATACTTCATATAGAGAGACATTTCTGCACTGATATtgatatatagtactaatatgtAATAACTTGAATTGCAAATTCACATGAAATACTTAATACTACTATGCTTTCTCTATCTTGTATATGCTGAATTTGAAAACATAGGCATATCTCAATGTTCTAACATATGGCTCTCCTCCCGGTATTCAGGGTGCGTCGACGTTGTACGGCCCTCACACCCTCAGCGCCTACATCCAAGTATTCCAGAAGCTCGCCACGTCCCTCGTCACTGGAAAGCCAGTTGAGCCGGGCCCACAGCCCCCGGATCTGCTCGACAAGCAGATAAGCCTGCTCCCACCAGTTGTGGTGGATGCAACTCCAATCGGCAAACAGTTCGGGGACGTGAGCGCGGACGTACCCAAAAACGCAGCCTTCAAGAGAGGCGACAATGTGACGGTCACTTTCTGGTCCGCGTGCCCCAGGAACGATCTCCTGACCGAAGGGACGTTCGCGCTAGTAGAGATCCTCAGGGGGAAGGATACGTGGGAGCCTGCCTACGATGATGACGACCTCTGCCTCCGGTTCATATGGTCGAGGCCTTCGAAGCTCAGCGCTCAAAGCCACGCAACCATACAGTGGATTGTGCCGCAAACAGCTGCTGCAGGTGTCTACAGAATTAGGCATTTTGGTGCTTCGAAGAATCTGCTGGGAACGATCAAGCATTTCACGGGTACTTCTAGTGCCTTTGTGGTGGCTTGATGACCAATGTCGGATCCAAGTGGGGTTGAGGATCGCTGACCTCACAGACGAAAGCTCCATTAAATTCGGCTTTAAGAGCTCCGCCCACTGACCCGCACCCAAATCTTTCGGGGTTGGGGTTTACTTTCGTTTTTTCGTCCGCCATTAATTGTCAGCGACGGCTACTTCACCTCCTATGCCTTCCGACTCTCGCAATCACCTTCTTACTGAATCCGACCGCATTGGTTCTGTCCATTGATGATGCTTCTTTCGTTTGCCATTTTGTATCAACTATTTTATGCTAAGTAAAGAACtcttatgttttttatttgcataataatgttaaattaaaatggaaaaataagaaataaaaattcagGGAAATAATAATGATGCGAAATTAACATTTGAAACTGATTAACACCCAtgagcattatttaattataattggaATTACTTATAtcttttggatattttttaatttttaatttttgtttttgtaacgaacaactttttaatatcattatttcaAATGCTAAGTCGTTATTTactatactatttttaaaatttagtgactataataaaataaaactcatGCTGTGCAGTAAATGTACGTCGTAACATCATACtgtgaaatatatatatatatatatatattatggattgtgttaaaattacaacatctcttaaagtaacaccataccaccattcctagtcattatttgtacacgtggacgaataataagctgccatgtggcaatcataaaaattgctcaagggtaaattttcacggactgcaatattcaatacattagactgcaatttttctatagattgcagtctaaaTGTATTGATATCATTAGCCTAAATAAGCGTTATATTATCAAGTAGCCTTCAAATGCAAGGTTCacagattaaataattttttaagaaatattgtcattttaacgcacccatatatatatatatatatatatatatatatatataaataagtaaTTATCATAAGTATTTCCGAATTGATTGGGACATGACACGCACACAGTTCCAAAATTTGGTGTTATCTGTCTTCTAGTTAtgtcaatttaattttcacgTTACATCGAACTTAGatcaattttgttaaattacaagaataaattttagattaCTCTCTCCACTACCAATCACGAACACTTTTATgctaaagtaaaagaaaaaggtgaagcatacaatttattttgttggtaAGTTAGAAAGTTCATTTAAAAAGGATATAATATTCGTCATACAGttttaaagtaaaattgtTAGTTGTGATAGTTGACCTTTAGTGGGGAGTATATTTCAGAAAATGTAACACGTGGAAAAGTAGGTGAGAAGTTAgctcataaatataaattaataatagtaaaagaaaACTATTTTAATGAGTATATTGCATTATTTACTCATGTGAATAATATATAAACCTATAAATACTTTTAGAGGGGTTTGGTTTGGTAGATTAATAGacaagaatttaaaaattacagtCCAAATTATCAGTTACGATCCTTATAATATTAAcaaactattttaaaattgaatttttcataaatcataGTATCGTCTTTGAACGTAAAGGGCAGAAATTATATTAGTGAAAGTAAAAGGACCTAACTGtaataaatccaaaataaatgaaaaagagcTAATCATTTTCTCGATATTTtatattgacaaaaatataatttctcgTATCTCACTCAACACTCAACAGTATTTATCTTTGAGACGGCAAACAGCTACTGAACTATTTTGATCTCAAATGGCGGATCCGTTGCAGATCTCTTTCGCCGGAATATTCGCCTGCAGCGCTTTCGCCGCCTGTTTCGCCGAGGTATCGTCTTTCTCCGTTCATTTGAATTTTACCGTGTTTACTGCAAATGTTAATTAGGTGAAGAATTATTATCACTTCCAGTATTGCTCATTTGCGATTGCATTGGTTGTTTAGCAGCCTCTTATCACAGTGTGTGATGCTGTAATTT
The genomic region above belongs to Salvia hispanica cultivar TCC Black 2014 chromosome 3, UniMelb_Shisp_WGS_1.0, whole genome shotgun sequence and contains:
- the LOC125215713 gene encoding neutral ceramidase 2-like; the encoded protein is MGRSVRMIWLPILLLLLLESGMASDYLMGLGSYDITGPAADVNMMGYANTDQVTSGVHFRLRARAFIVAEPQGKRVLFVNLDACMASQLVTIKVLERLKARYGDLYTEKNVAISGIHTHSGPGGYLQYIVYIVTSLGFVRQSFDALVDGIEQTIIQAHDNIRPGSVYVNKGELLDAGINRSPSAYLNNPAAERNKYKYDVDKEMTLLKFVDNEWGPVGSFNWFATHGTSMGRTNSLISGDNKGAAARFMEDWSDQNNGGSTSSDVSEPNRIPRRVSNIIRIANDNHHELLELAASFESLPGKSTTRFLSLARRVRSVLRHADRPKFVSAFCQTNCGDVSPNVLGAFCIDTGVPCDFNSSTCGGKNELCYGRGPGYPDEFESNRIIGQRQFKKAVELFSAASEKLNGKIDYIHTYVDFSNLEVTIPKEGGGTTTVKTCPAAMGFAFAAGTTDGPGAFDFKQGDNQGNAFWKLVRNVLKTPTKEQVDCQQPKPILLDTGEMKQPYDWAPSILPVQILRIGQMVILSVPGEFTTMAGRRLRDAVKKVLMSGSSKEFGSNVHVVIAGLTNTYSQYVTTYEEYQMQRYEGASTLYGPHTLSAYIQVFQKLATSLVTGKPVEPGPQPPDLLDKQISLLPPVVVDATPIGKQFGDVSADVPKNAAFKRGDNVTVTFWSACPRNDLLTEGTFALVEILRGKDTWEPAYDDDDLCLRFIWSRPSKLSAQSHATIQWIVPQTAAAGVYRIRHFGASKNLLGTIKHFTGTSSAFVVA